One Phycisphaera mikurensis NBRC 102666 DNA window includes the following coding sequences:
- a CDS encoding alkaline phosphatase family protein, translating into MPDPPQPVALLEVVGLSGSLLRHAPRLRAFAERAGQRELQPVFPAVTCSVQSTMLTGRPVGGPEGHGVVGNGWFDRRLAEIHFWKQSNRLVRGPSAWEEKTGHGPRGAVSCANLFWWFNMATTAGVAVTPRPQYRADGRKVPDVWTKPPGLRDELQRELGRFPLFRFWGPGSDITSTRWIAEATKRVVDRHDPTLTLAYLPHLDYVLQREGPGGTSVPAEVAAVDAVAGDLLDHLEERGRRVLVVSGYGVRAVDTPLYPNRILRDAGLLAVREEGGREVIDLHNSRAFAVCDHQVAHVYHQPGLELPAFPRTSPHPIDAEHAGDTVLEADEGCWFSYDFWPEGRDDLAPDYARTVAIHAKPGYDPRELFLGLSKPTLAWKILKRKLGFAQPLDVIPLDATLVKGCHGRAVAGEQGPVLLGAGDGPRLALERVRGLLLH; encoded by the coding sequence GTGCCGGACCCGCCGCAACCCGTCGCGCTGCTGGAGGTGGTCGGCCTCTCGGGCTCGCTCCTGCGGCACGCGCCGCGGCTGCGGGCGTTCGCCGAGCGGGCCGGGCAGCGCGAGCTGCAGCCGGTGTTCCCGGCCGTCACCTGCAGCGTGCAGTCGACGATGCTCACCGGCCGGCCGGTGGGCGGGCCGGAGGGCCACGGCGTCGTCGGCAACGGCTGGTTCGACCGCCGGCTCGCCGAGATCCACTTCTGGAAGCAGAGCAACCGGCTGGTCCGCGGACCGTCGGCCTGGGAGGAAAAAACCGGGCACGGTCCGCGGGGCGCGGTGTCGTGCGCGAACCTCTTCTGGTGGTTCAACATGGCGACGACGGCGGGCGTGGCGGTGACGCCGCGGCCGCAGTACCGGGCCGACGGGCGCAAGGTGCCCGACGTGTGGACGAAGCCGCCGGGCCTGCGGGACGAGCTGCAGCGGGAGCTCGGCCGCTTCCCGCTGTTCCGCTTCTGGGGTCCCGGCTCGGACATCACCTCGACGCGGTGGATCGCCGAGGCGACGAAGCGGGTGGTCGACCGGCACGACCCGACGCTCACGCTGGCGTACCTGCCGCACCTGGACTACGTGCTGCAGCGGGAGGGGCCGGGCGGGACGTCGGTGCCCGCCGAGGTCGCGGCCGTCGACGCGGTGGCCGGCGATCTGCTCGACCACCTCGAAGAACGTGGACGCCGTGTCCTCGTCGTCAGCGGCTACGGCGTGCGGGCCGTCGACACCCCGCTTTACCCCAACCGGATCCTCCGCGACGCGGGCCTGCTCGCGGTCCGCGAGGAGGGCGGCCGCGAGGTGATCGACCTGCACAACAGCCGGGCCTTCGCGGTTTGTGACCATCAGGTCGCCCACGTCTATCACCAGCCGGGCTTGGAGCTGCCCGCGTTCCCCCGGACGAGCCCGCACCCGATCGACGCCGAGCACGCCGGCGACACCGTGCTCGAGGCCGACGAAGGCTGCTGGTTCAGCTACGACTTCTGGCCGGAAGGACGCGACGACCTCGCCCCTGACTACGCCCGCACCGTCGCCATCCACGCCAAGCCCGGCTACGACCCGCGCGAGCTGTTCCTCGGCCTGAGCAAGCCCACGCTCGCGTGGAAGATCCTCAAGAGGAAGCTGGGCTTCGCCCAGCCGCTGGACGTCATCCCGCTCGACGCCACGCTCGTGAAAGGCTGCCACGGCCGGGCGGTGGCCGGGGAGCAGGGGCCGGTGCTGTTGGGGGCGGGCGACGGGCCGCGGCTGGCGTTGGAGAGGGTGCGCGGCCTGCTTCTTCATTGA
- a CDS encoding O-acetylhomoserine aminocarboxypropyltransferase/cysteine synthase family protein — MPKPHGLGTLALHAGQEADPTTGSRAVPIYATTSYVFKDTEHAANLFGLSEFGNIYTRLMNPTNDVMEKRIAALDGGVTGLAFASGQAAITAACLTLAHSGQNIVSATSLYGGTWTLFTQTFKQLGIEVRFFDSDKPEDIHGLVDENTRFVYMESIGNPALGVPDFRAIADAAHSAPHGAIPVLCDNTSMTPLLLRPIEHGIDIVLYSTTKFIGGHGTHVGGCIVDSGNFKWTDDRDKWPEFCHPAPSYHGAIFADHLEAMGNIAFNVHVRTHQLRDTGAAMSPFAAFLFLQGLETLHLRMPRHSENALKLAEWLEKHDKVEWVNYPGLASHRDHANAKKYLPDGQGALLGFGIKGGMEAGKKLIESCKLCSHLANIGDAKTLVIHPASTTHSQLSEDEQKRTGVSPEYIRVSVGLEDADDVIADLEQALAAV; from the coding sequence GTGCCCAAGCCCCACGGGCTGGGCACGCTGGCCCTGCACGCCGGTCAGGAGGCCGACCCCACCACCGGCAGCCGGGCGGTGCCGATCTACGCCACCACCAGCTACGTGTTCAAGGACACCGAGCACGCCGCCAACCTGTTCGGGTTGAGCGAGTTCGGGAACATCTACACGCGGCTGATGAACCCGACCAACGACGTGATGGAGAAGCGGATCGCCGCTCTCGACGGCGGCGTGACCGGGCTGGCCTTCGCCTCGGGCCAGGCCGCCATCACCGCGGCCTGCCTCACGCTCGCCCACAGCGGCCAGAACATCGTCTCGGCCACCAGCCTCTACGGCGGCACCTGGACGCTGTTCACGCAGACCTTCAAGCAGCTGGGCATCGAGGTTCGGTTCTTCGACTCCGACAAGCCCGAGGACATCCACGGCCTCGTCGACGAGAACACCCGCTTCGTCTACATGGAGTCGATCGGCAACCCGGCGCTGGGCGTGCCGGACTTCAGAGCCATCGCCGACGCCGCGCACTCCGCTCCGCACGGGGCGATCCCGGTGCTCTGCGACAACACCTCGATGACGCCGCTCCTGCTGCGGCCCATCGAGCACGGCATCGACATCGTCCTGTACTCGACGACCAAGTTCATCGGCGGCCACGGCACGCACGTCGGCGGCTGCATCGTGGACTCGGGCAACTTCAAGTGGACCGACGACCGCGACAAGTGGCCCGAGTTCTGCCACCCCGCGCCCAGCTACCACGGGGCGATCTTTGCGGACCACCTCGAGGCGATGGGCAACATCGCCTTCAACGTGCACGTCCGCACGCACCAGCTGCGCGACACCGGGGCGGCGATGTCGCCCTTCGCGGCGTTCCTGTTCCTGCAGGGCCTCGAGACGCTGCACCTGCGGATGCCGCGGCACTCCGAGAACGCGCTCAAGCTGGCCGAGTGGCTGGAGAAGCACGACAAGGTCGAGTGGGTCAACTACCCGGGCCTCGCCTCGCACCGCGACCACGCCAACGCGAAGAAGTACCTGCCCGATGGCCAGGGGGCGCTGCTGGGCTTCGGCATCAAGGGCGGGATGGAAGCCGGCAAGAAGCTCATCGAGTCCTGCAAGCTGTGCAGCCACCTCGCGAACATCGGCGACGCGAAGACGCTGGTGATCCACCCCGCGAGCACCACGCACAGCCAGCTCTCCGAGGACGAGCAGAAGCGGACCGGCGTCTCGCCGGAGTACATCCGCGTGAGCGTCGGCCTCGAGGACGCCGACGACGTCATCGCCGACCTGGAGCAGGCGCTGGCGGCGGTCTGA
- a CDS encoding phosphoadenylyl-sulfate reductase, translating to MAAAPRSITDAPEPPAARVDAAPQADIDLDRADAHLRKVSAHDIVAWAADAFPAGSLALTTSFGVQAAVMLHLVNDVIPGIPVVFIDTGFHFNETYRFADELTTRLKLDLRVYQPALSPAWFHARHPGLHERDPDAYDRARKVEPMDRALAEIDPAATFAGLRRDQTQNRQAMQHVIFQNGRHKVLPILRWSTKDVFQYLKAHDLPFHPLHDEGYASVGDWHSTRPIGDGEDERAGRFHGLKQECGLHLPSSEGEAASRASSSL from the coding sequence ATGGCCGCCGCCCCCCGCTCCATCACCGACGCCCCCGAGCCCCCGGCCGCTCGGGTCGACGCCGCGCCGCAGGCCGACATCGACCTCGACCGCGCCGACGCGCACCTGCGGAAGGTCTCGGCGCACGACATCGTCGCCTGGGCCGCCGACGCCTTCCCCGCCGGCTCGCTCGCCCTGACCACGAGCTTCGGCGTCCAGGCGGCGGTGATGCTGCACCTGGTCAACGATGTGATCCCCGGCATCCCGGTCGTCTTCATCGACACCGGGTTCCACTTCAACGAGACCTACCGCTTCGCCGACGAGCTCACGACGCGGCTCAAGCTGGATCTTCGCGTCTACCAGCCCGCCCTCTCGCCGGCGTGGTTCCACGCCCGACACCCCGGGCTGCACGAGCGCGACCCCGACGCCTACGACCGCGCCCGCAAGGTCGAGCCGATGGACCGGGCGCTCGCCGAAATCGACCCCGCCGCCACCTTCGCCGGCCTGCGTCGGGACCAGACGCAGAACCGGCAGGCCATGCAGCACGTGATCTTCCAGAACGGCCGCCACAAGGTGCTGCCGATCCTGCGGTGGAGCACCAAGGACGTCTTCCAGTACTTGAAGGCGCACGACCTGCCCTTCCACCCGCTGCACGACGAGGGCTACGCCAGCGTGGGCGACTGGCACTCCACCCGACCGATCGGCGACGGCGAGGACGAGCGGGCCGGGAGGTTCCACGGGCTCAAGCAGGAGTGCGGGCTGCACCTGCCGTCCTCGGAGGGGGAGGCGGCGTCGCGGGCGAGTTCGTCGCTGTAG
- a CDS encoding glycosyltransferase family 2 protein, with protein MPLLSILIPVFNEAATVKELLARLRAVELAVPREVLLIDDGSTDGTAAILAEAAAADPELRVITQPANRGKGAAVAAGIAASRGDWLLIQDADLEYAPSDIPRLLEPVLAGDADAVYGSRFVGGQRRRVNRFWHTQANRCLTTLCNAVTDLALTDMECCYKLLPGELARSWTLQEAGFGIEPEITCRLAREPRLAIFEVGIRYLGRGREEGKKIGWRDGVRAVWCVAKYGILRR; from the coding sequence ATGCCCCTGCTCTCCATCCTCATCCCGGTCTTCAACGAAGCCGCCACGGTGAAGGAGCTGCTCGCCCGGCTCCGCGCGGTGGAGCTGGCGGTGCCGAGGGAGGTCCTGCTGATCGACGACGGCTCCACCGACGGCACCGCGGCGATCCTCGCGGAGGCGGCGGCGGCGGATCCGGAGCTGCGTGTGATCACCCAGCCCGCCAACCGCGGCAAGGGCGCTGCCGTGGCCGCCGGCATCGCGGCGTCCCGCGGCGACTGGCTGCTGATCCAGGACGCCGACCTGGAGTACGCGCCCTCGGACATCCCGCGCCTGCTCGAGCCCGTGCTCGCGGGCGACGCCGACGCGGTGTACGGCTCCCGCTTCGTCGGCGGGCAGCGGCGCCGCGTGAACCGCTTCTGGCACACCCAGGCCAACCGCTGCCTGACCACGCTGTGCAACGCCGTCACCGACCTCGCCCTCACCGACATGGAGTGCTGCTACAAGCTGCTCCCCGGCGAGCTCGCCCGCTCGTGGACGCTGCAGGAAGCCGGCTTCGGCATCGAGCCGGAGATCACCTGCCGCCTCGCCCGCGAACCCCGCCTGGCGATCTTCGAGGTCGGCATCCGCTACCTCGGCCGCGGCCGCGAGGAGGGCAAGAAGATCGGCTGGAGGGATGGGGTGCGGGCGGTGTGGTGTGTGGCGAAGTACGGGATCCTTCGGCGGTGA
- a CDS encoding glycoside hydrolase family 2 TIM barrel-domain containing protein, giving the protein MTTPPFDDLPAWIENPERFEHGRLPSRAHFVPCATAAEARAVDPLVESPEAASSRVVSLDGDWAFLLAPSPSEAPAGFEAEGFDDGGAGWGTLPVPSMWQMHGHGEPAYTNVNFPFPVIPPRVPVDNPTGCYRRRFALPPGWAGERVVLRFDGVDAAYHVWVNGREVGYSQGSRNAAEFDVTAALHAGRENLLAVRVVQWCDGTYLEDQDQWWLSGIFRGVSLLRRPAAGLADVTVAAEPAGPADGRSRGPAAVMVRGVTAAHAVRLSIEGPDGTALATAEATPAGGAFEHAFALDDAAYWTAETPRLLRLVVSAIADGEEVEAVAIRFGVRSILIEKPAGRLTINGRKIMFRGVNRHEWNPHRGRAVTWSDMVADVLLMKATGINAVRASHYPPHPRFFDLCDAHGLYAIDEADHETHGMMPAAGGWSALAEKPEWAAAHLDRVERMVKRDRNHPSVVIWSIGNEFGFGRHSVAMAQRARQLDPTRPVQAEPDRDLEAADVMAPMYAETEEIERFARGEGYRWSAYTGGVVLDAERTRGVPFYLCEYAHAMGNGPGGLADAWALFRAHENLHGGFVWEWRDHGIAIDARGGVDPTGQRTVGYAYGGDFGEPVHDGNFVADGLVFSDRTPSPGLVEHAAVVAPVGIDGGERDGAHRFAVVNRQDHADLSAFRFEWEREDAAGERTAGAAAVPPLLPGERAEVAVDAEAGGVVTLRAARREATAASEAGCWVGFGQSVGAAATWPAADRRDPPAGAPAARFAAEGSGLVAGPWRLDTLRGGLTLGGDRLAVSPGLNLWRAPIDNNWNGGGGGRLRERWETANTRRMRTTIDPPRVLEGGAAVELSGSTRAASYAYGFSFVQRFVPQAGGRLRLDVSGEPVGDWPEGITPPRLGLRCTVPLSLSGARWFGLGPLENYPDSRAAAWLGTHAATAEEMDTPYLFPQDAGNRGGLRWLRLGGAGGLGVDAPEHAPDFSFSLQRYDADHVTETTHRHELVADRRLHLNLDHAVRGLGSASCGPAMPEAYEVALEPFSFSLILG; this is encoded by the coding sequence ATGACCACGCCCCCCTTCGACGACCTCCCCGCCTGGATCGAGAATCCCGAGCGTTTCGAGCACGGGCGTCTGCCGTCCCGTGCCCACTTCGTGCCGTGCGCGACGGCGGCGGAGGCCCGGGCGGTGGACCCCCTGGTCGAATCGCCCGAGGCGGCGAGCTCGCGCGTCGTCTCGCTCGACGGCGACTGGGCGTTCCTGCTCGCGCCGTCGCCGTCGGAGGCGCCGGCGGGCTTCGAGGCCGAGGGCTTCGACGACGGCGGCGCGGGGTGGGGCACGCTGCCGGTGCCGTCGATGTGGCAGATGCACGGGCACGGCGAGCCGGCCTACACGAACGTGAACTTCCCCTTCCCGGTGATCCCGCCGCGGGTGCCCGTCGACAACCCGACCGGGTGCTACCGGCGACGCTTCGCCCTGCCCCCGGGGTGGGCGGGCGAGCGCGTGGTGCTGCGTTTCGACGGGGTGGACGCGGCGTACCACGTGTGGGTCAACGGCCGCGAGGTCGGCTACAGCCAGGGCAGCCGCAACGCGGCGGAGTTCGACGTGACGGCGGCGTTGCACGCGGGCCGCGAGAACCTGCTGGCCGTCCGCGTGGTGCAGTGGTGCGACGGGACGTACCTGGAGGACCAGGACCAGTGGTGGCTGTCGGGCATCTTCCGCGGGGTCTCCTTGCTGCGGCGGCCCGCGGCGGGGCTGGCGGACGTGACGGTGGCGGCGGAGCCCGCGGGCCCCGCGGACGGCCGGTCCCGCGGCCCCGCCGCGGTGATGGTCCGCGGCGTGACGGCGGCTCACGCCGTGCGGCTGTCGATCGAGGGCCCCGACGGGACCGCCCTGGCCACCGCCGAGGCGACGCCCGCCGGCGGGGCGTTCGAGCACGCCTTCGCGCTCGACGACGCGGCCTACTGGACGGCGGAGACGCCGCGGCTGCTGCGGTTGGTGGTCTCGGCGATCGCCGACGGAGAGGAGGTCGAGGCGGTGGCGATCCGCTTCGGCGTCCGATCGATCCTCATCGAGAAGCCGGCGGGACGCCTCACGATCAACGGGCGGAAGATCATGTTCCGGGGCGTCAACCGGCACGAGTGGAACCCGCACCGCGGGCGCGCCGTCACCTGGAGCGACATGGTGGCGGACGTGCTGCTGATGAAGGCGACGGGCATCAACGCGGTGCGGGCGTCGCACTACCCGCCGCACCCGCGGTTCTTCGACCTCTGCGACGCTCACGGGCTGTACGCGATCGACGAGGCGGACCACGAGACGCACGGGATGATGCCCGCGGCGGGGGGGTGGTCGGCGCTGGCGGAGAAGCCCGAGTGGGCGGCGGCGCACCTCGACCGCGTGGAGCGGATGGTCAAGCGGGACCGCAACCACCCCTCGGTGGTGATCTGGTCGATCGGGAACGAGTTCGGCTTCGGGCGGCACAGCGTGGCGATGGCGCAGCGGGCCCGCCAGCTGGACCCGACGCGGCCGGTGCAAGCCGAGCCGGACCGCGACCTGGAGGCGGCGGACGTGATGGCGCCGATGTACGCGGAGACCGAGGAGATCGAGCGCTTCGCCCGGGGCGAGGGCTACCGCTGGAGCGCGTACACCGGCGGCGTCGTCCTCGACGCCGAGCGGACGCGTGGCGTTCCCTTCTACCTCTGCGAGTACGCGCACGCGATGGGCAACGGGCCCGGCGGGCTGGCCGACGCCTGGGCGCTGTTCCGCGCCCACGAGAACCTGCACGGCGGCTTCGTCTGGGAGTGGCGCGACCACGGGATCGCGATCGATGCGCGGGGCGGGGTCGACCCGACCGGGCAGCGGACGGTCGGCTACGCCTACGGCGGCGACTTCGGGGAGCCGGTGCACGACGGCAACTTCGTCGCGGACGGGCTGGTCTTCAGCGACCGCACGCCCTCGCCGGGCCTCGTGGAGCACGCGGCGGTGGTCGCTCCGGTCGGCATCGACGGCGGCGAACGCGACGGGGCACACCGCTTCGCGGTGGTCAACCGTCAGGACCACGCGGATCTTTCGGCCTTCCGCTTCGAGTGGGAGCGGGAGGATGCCGCCGGCGAGCGCACCGCGGGTGCGGCGGCGGTGCCGCCGCTTCTGCCCGGCGAGCGGGCGGAGGTGGCGGTGGACGCCGAGGCGGGCGGCGTGGTGACGCTGCGGGCGGCCCGACGCGAGGCGACGGCCGCTTCGGAGGCGGGGTGCTGGGTGGGCTTCGGCCAGAGCGTCGGCGCCGCGGCGACCTGGCCGGCCGCGGATCGCCGAGATCCCCCGGCCGGCGCGCCGGCCGCCCGCTTCGCCGCCGAGGGCAGCGGGCTGGTGGCGGGTCCGTGGCGGCTGGACACGCTCCGCGGCGGGTTGACGCTCGGCGGCGACCGGCTCGCGGTGAGCCCGGGGCTGAACCTCTGGCGCGCCCCGATCGACAACAACTGGAACGGCGGCGGCGGCGGGCGGCTGCGGGAGCGGTGGGAGACGGCGAACACGCGGCGCATGCGGACGACCATCGATCCGCCGCGGGTGCTCGAGGGTGGCGCGGCGGTGGAGCTCTCCGGCAGCACGCGGGCGGCGAGCTACGCGTACGGGTTCTCCTTCGTCCAACGCTTCGTGCCGCAGGCCGGCGGGCGGCTGCGCCTGGACGTGAGCGGCGAGCCGGTGGGGGACTGGCCCGAGGGGATCACGCCGCCGCGGCTGGGGCTGCGCTGCACGGTGCCCCTGTCTCTCTCCGGGGCGCGCTGGTTCGGACTGGGCCCGCTGGAGAACTACCCCGACTCCCGCGCCGCGGCCTGGCTGGGCACCCACGCGGCCACCGCCGAGGAGATGGACACGCCGTACCTGTTCCCGCAGGACGCGGGCAACCGCGGGGGCCTGCGGTGGCTGCGGCTGGGCGGTGCGGGCGGGCTCGGCGTGGACGCGCCGGAGCACGCGCCGGACTTCTCCTTCAGCCTGCAGCGCTACGACGCCGACCACGTCACGGAGACCACGCACCGCCACGAGCTGGTCGCGGACCGGCGCTTGCACCTGAACCTGGACCACGCGGTCC
- a CDS encoding HepT-like ribonuclease domain-containing protein, translating to MQPEDARRLREIVDAGRRVQAYVGEEGAAVALKSNQCRSPILYQLVVHGEAAAHVSEDTRAALAAVPWRAMKDFQNLLVHRYWSIHDPTLTHIVEVEMPPVLRAIEDHLTTLGDESTSG from the coding sequence ATGCAGCCTGAAGACGCCCGCAGGCTGCGAGAGATCGTCGATGCCGGGCGTCGCGTTCAGGCATACGTGGGCGAGGAGGGCGCCGCCGTTGCGCTGAAGAGCAATCAATGCCGCTCGCCCATCCTCTACCAGCTGGTTGTCCATGGCGAAGCCGCGGCTCACGTCAGCGAGGACACGCGTGCAGCATTGGCGGCGGTGCCCTGGCGTGCCATGAAAGACTTTCAAAACCTGTTGGTCCACCGGTATTGGTCGATTCACGATCCGACGCTCACCCACATCGTGGAGGTGGAGATGCCGCCGGTGCTGCGGGCGATCGAGGATCACTTGACGACGCTCGGCGACGAGTCGACGTCGGGATGA